One window from the genome of Phocoena phocoena chromosome 15, mPhoPho1.1, whole genome shotgun sequence encodes:
- the NUDT16L1 gene encoding tudor-interacting repair regulator protein isoform X4, with product MSAAAVPELKQISRVEAMRLGPGWSHSCHAMLYAANPGQLFGRIPMRFSVLVLGLVRVPLYTQKDRVGGFPNFLSNAFISTAKYQLLFALKVLNMMPEEKLAEALAAATEKQKKALEKLLPSSS from the exons ATGTCGGCGGCGGCGGTTCCGGAGCTGAAGCAGATCAGCCGGGTGGAGGCGATGCGTCTGGGGCCGGGCTGGAGCCACTCGTGCCACGCCATGCTGTACGCCGCAAACCCCGGGCAACTCTTCGGCCGCATCCCCATGCGCTTCTCGGTGCTG GTGCTGGGGCTCGTGCGCGTCCCACTGTACACCCAGAAGGACCGAGTCGGTGGCTTTCCCAACTTCCTGAGCAACGCTTTCATCAGCACAGCCAAGTACCAGCTCCTCTTTGCTCTCAAGGTGCTCAACATGATGCCCGAGGAAAAGCTGGCTGAAGCTTTGGCTGCGGCCACAGAAAAGCAGAAGAAGGCCCTAGAGAAGCTGCTCCCATCTTCCTCCTGA
- the NUDT16L1 gene encoding tudor-interacting repair regulator protein isoform X1: MSAAAVPELKQISRVEAMRLGPGWSHSCHAMLYAANPGQLFGRIPMRFSVLMQMRFDGLLGFPGGFVDRRFWSLEDGLNRVLGLGLGCLRLTEADYLSSHLTEGPHRVVAHLYARQLTLEQLHAVEISAVHSRDHGLEVLGLVRVPLYTQKDRVGGFPNFLSNAFISTAKYQLLFALKVLNMMPEEKLAEALAAATEKQKKALEKLLPSSS; encoded by the exons ATGTCGGCGGCGGCGGTTCCGGAGCTGAAGCAGATCAGCCGGGTGGAGGCGATGCGTCTGGGGCCGGGCTGGAGCCACTCGTGCCACGCCATGCTGTACGCCGCAAACCCCGGGCAACTCTTCGGCCGCATCCCCATGCGCTTCTCGGTGCTG ATGCAGATGCGCTTCGACGGACTGCTGGGCTTCCCCGGGGGCTTCGTGGACCGGCGCTTCTGGTCGCTGGAGGACGGACTGAATCGggtgctgggcctgggcctgggctgcCTGCGCCTCACGGAGGCCGACTACTTGAGCTCGCACCTGACCGAGGGCCCGCACCGCGTCGTGGCGCACCTGTACGCGCGGCAGCTGACGCTGGAGCAGCTGCATGCTGTGGAGATCAGCGCGGTGCACTCGCGGGATCACGGCCTGGAG GTGCTGGGGCTCGTGCGCGTCCCACTGTACACCCAGAAGGACCGAGTCGGTGGCTTTCCCAACTTCCTGAGCAACGCTTTCATCAGCACAGCCAAGTACCAGCTCCTCTTTGCTCTCAAGGTGCTCAACATGATGCCCGAGGAAAAGCTGGCTGAAGCTTTGGCTGCGGCCACAGAAAAGCAGAAGAAGGCCCTAGAGAAGCTGCTCCCATCTTCCTCCTGA
- the NUDT16L1 gene encoding tudor-interacting repair regulator protein isoform X3 has translation MSAAAVPELKQISRVEAMRLGPGWSHSCHAMLYAANPGQLFGRIPMRFSVLMQMRFDGLLGFPGGFVDRRFWSLEDGLNRVLGLGLGCLRLTEADYLSSHLTEGPHRVVAHLYARQLTLEQLHAVEISAVHSRDHGLEVLNMMPEEKLAEALAAATEKQKKALEKLLPSSS, from the exons ATGTCGGCGGCGGCGGTTCCGGAGCTGAAGCAGATCAGCCGGGTGGAGGCGATGCGTCTGGGGCCGGGCTGGAGCCACTCGTGCCACGCCATGCTGTACGCCGCAAACCCCGGGCAACTCTTCGGCCGCATCCCCATGCGCTTCTCGGTGCTG ATGCAGATGCGCTTCGACGGACTGCTGGGCTTCCCCGGGGGCTTCGTGGACCGGCGCTTCTGGTCGCTGGAGGACGGACTGAATCGggtgctgggcctgggcctgggctgcCTGCGCCTCACGGAGGCCGACTACTTGAGCTCGCACCTGACCGAGGGCCCGCACCGCGTCGTGGCGCACCTGTACGCGCGGCAGCTGACGCTGGAGCAGCTGCATGCTGTGGAGATCAGCGCGGTGCACTCGCGGGATCACGGCCTGGAG GTGCTCAACATGATGCCCGAGGAAAAGCTGGCTGAAGCTTTGGCTGCGGCCACAGAAAAGCAGAAGAAGGCCCTAGAGAAGCTGCTCCCATCTTCCTCCTGA
- the NUDT16L1 gene encoding tudor-interacting repair regulator protein isoform X2 has protein sequence MSAAAVPELKQISRVEAMRLGPGWSHSCHAMLYAANPGQLFGRIPMRFSVLMRFDGLLGFPGGFVDRRFWSLEDGLNRVLGLGLGCLRLTEADYLSSHLTEGPHRVVAHLYARQLTLEQLHAVEISAVHSRDHGLEVLGLVRVPLYTQKDRVGGFPNFLSNAFISTAKYQLLFALKVLNMMPEEKLAEALAAATEKQKKALEKLLPSSS, from the exons ATGTCGGCGGCGGCGGTTCCGGAGCTGAAGCAGATCAGCCGGGTGGAGGCGATGCGTCTGGGGCCGGGCTGGAGCCACTCGTGCCACGCCATGCTGTACGCCGCAAACCCCGGGCAACTCTTCGGCCGCATCCCCATGCGCTTCTCGGTGCTG ATGCGCTTCGACGGACTGCTGGGCTTCCCCGGGGGCTTCGTGGACCGGCGCTTCTGGTCGCTGGAGGACGGACTGAATCGggtgctgggcctgggcctgggctgcCTGCGCCTCACGGAGGCCGACTACTTGAGCTCGCACCTGACCGAGGGCCCGCACCGCGTCGTGGCGCACCTGTACGCGCGGCAGCTGACGCTGGAGCAGCTGCATGCTGTGGAGATCAGCGCGGTGCACTCGCGGGATCACGGCCTGGAG GTGCTGGGGCTCGTGCGCGTCCCACTGTACACCCAGAAGGACCGAGTCGGTGGCTTTCCCAACTTCCTGAGCAACGCTTTCATCAGCACAGCCAAGTACCAGCTCCTCTTTGCTCTCAAGGTGCTCAACATGATGCCCGAGGAAAAGCTGGCTGAAGCTTTGGCTGCGGCCACAGAAAAGCAGAAGAAGGCCCTAGAGAAGCTGCTCCCATCTTCCTCCTGA